The segment gatccccccacccccatgtggaGTCGCAAGGGGGAAGGTGAGACCCTGAGGACACCTGGTTTTGCAGAGGGAACTACCCCACAAAAGAGAGGACAGAATGGTCCTGTGATAGAAGGAGCATACctctggggcaggaggaagccgaggagagagaggggagggcggAGGCAAGACTGTCCAGTTCCATCCAGACCTGGATGTTCTCATGGCTGCGGGACAAACCACATGCCAGCAGGGCGTGTATGTGGGCGTGCCTgcgggtgtgtgcgtgtgtgcacgcgtgcgaatgtatgtgtgcatgtgtgtgcttgcgtgtgtgagtgtgtgcatatAAAGGCTGGAAGCTGGCCTTCGGTTTCTAGGATACAGAGCCATGGAGTGTAGACACGTAGGGAGAGTCACAGGCCCTGTAGCAGACAGAGACTCCAGTGCCGACAGGAAGTAACCAGGAGCCAGGAAGCCCCACCTTCACTGCCCgcgcccccccccaaaccctcctGCATTTTGTTCAAACAGCATGGACAGGGAGTGAGCCCCAAGGTCCAGTCCCCTCACATTCAATTAGGTGCTCTTTCTCCAAAAGTACAAGTTCCTCATTAAAACGGCCAAACATCAGCCATGTGTGAAAAGATGAATCACATTTTGACCCAGATTTACTGCAGCCTGACTCTGCCGTGCACTGTCGATGCCTGTCCTTCAAACAACATCTATCCCTGCTTGACCTGATGGCGGGCCAACCCCAGCTTCCCATGACCCCTTCTCCAGTTAGCTTCCTCGGGCGACCAGGTGGCTCCCCCATCCTCAttgtcagaaaaatgaaagatgttgGTAATAACATTAATAATGGGCGTTCGCTGCTCGCTGGGGGCTGTTGGAGGTGATCTGCGCCAACTCACTCTGTCCTCACGGGAGCTTTATGAGATCAGAACATCGcccccatttttcagaggaggaaactgaaacacagagaggttagactcctttcccaaggccacacagcttggGCAGAACAGGGATTGAGATCCAGGCGTCCTACTCCAGCGTCTGCGTGCATAACCTTCCGACCACACTGCCCCTCGTTTCAGGGGAATTCACAGGTTCATTAAAAACCTGGCTAGCGCTGGCTGCCCTGATCTCTGGCTGTGCACTTCTCATCcccaaaagcaggaaagaaaactcCCGATCGCACATTGTGTTTGCACGCTGCAGGCCAAAACCTGCCACTGTGTTTTCTGGGTGAAATGAGAGGGATTTTGCCAAAATCCCTGTCCTgccttcccccctctcccccgccccgcaTCCCCCCAGCTTGTCCTCACACCTGCTACAACAGGCTGAAACTCACAAAATGAAGAAGAGACAGGGCCCTGCTAGAGGGCTGGGCGTGCCCAAGATGCGGCTTATTCAGtcaggatcctggaatcctgCCCTGAAGGCTGAGGAGcatgcccccgcccccccaggcagggctctggggccctggtgggggtagggggtggcgGTATTTGCATCGGGCCTTGTTAAAATGTGCCAGCTGGTCACTGCCAGCGGTGGGCCGGACCCTCCACAGAACGAGGCAAAGTTCAGCCTGTCTGAGCAGCCCATGCTCTGACAAGTCCTATTCCGACGGCTGGTTAACAACTCTCCGTTGAATTTtaacatgaaatatctttttgacGCAGCAAGGAGAACGAAGTCCCTTTGGTGAAGGTAGGCCAGGCGTGCCCGCGCCGCCAGGCACATGAAAAGGAAGCTGCCCAGCGCTTTCCTTGACCTATTTAAAGCGCGTTTGTTCAATGGGTTGGAGGcacctgggctgggggctgcggTCAGGAGGGCTGCGGTCAAGGCCACCGCAGCTCACACGAGGAGGCCAATTAAAGCCACAGTGAGGTCACCCACGAGCCCCAGCCACCTGCCCGCCATGGCGCCGAGCCGGCCACTCgcagctgccccccacccagcgTCCCCAAGTTGGCGATGGCTACCGCAGGTGGCCGCCCACCTGCTCCCCGGGGTCAGCAGCCTCGAGGCCAGAGGAGAGCGCGCCCCAGCGCGGCCGCCACCTGTGACTGCTCTGGAGCCGTGCCAGGGACAGGAGGCCAGGCTTCTGGGCACCAGGGCCCGCTGGGGCCGCGTCCGAGGCAGCGCCCGCGCGGTGCAGCAAGGGGGGAAATGGGCTGTTCTGGGGGGTACTCTGCAAGTCGGCTTGGGGAAGGCCGCGTTTCTGTCCGAGGAAACCTCTCGCTGAGTCTCTCGGCCACACAAAAGCAGAACTAAAATCGGGTCCAGTGTGAGGGGGGGCCGAGCTGGCGGCTAGGAGCAGCAAAGGCATCTCTGGCCCAGGCACCGAGGGGCTATGACAGGGACTGACTCGGGGCTGCCCCTCAGGAGGTGCTGAGCTAGGAGATGGGGGCACTGGGGCTCCAGGGAGAGGACCTGAGGGTAGGGGCTGCCGATGGGAGGGGAGCAGGACCCCAAGGAGAGGGACAAGGGCGCTGAGGCAGGGACGCTTGCCAGAGGCTTTCAGCAGCTTCCCGGCATCCTCCCTGGCTACTCACCAGCCTTCAGCTAACCtcagaagttaaaaacagagctactgAAGCTCaacagccctgggctggggtccTGATTCTGCCACCGAGTGGCTGTGTGCCCCGGAGTCACCGCTCTAAGCCTCAGGTTCCACAGCAGTGAAAATGGGTGTAAGAATGGAATATCTCATTGGAAGCgttgttggaaggattaaatgagttaatacagggAGAGAAGGTAGAATCGTGTCCAACACAGAATACTCAATGACCGTTAGCTATCggccccatcaccaccatcatcacgaGACACTGAAGCACTTCTCAGCTGCCCGGTGGGGAATTCAGAGTTGAGCCCGTGGCCCCATGGGGGGCACATTTGCTGGTGATGAGGAGGAGGGGGGTCACCCTGTTCCTCCAGAAAGTTCTAGACTTTCAGAACTGCCCAGAATAGCAGTTTGGAACAAGGAACAGGCAGGAGACCAGACCTTCAGAGGTTCTGGAGACGTGGGAACTCCAGGCACTACCACGTGTGTTGGGGGCTGTCTGGAGAAGGTGAAGACCCTCCGAGAACCACGACTTCCTGTCCTGGAAACAACCTTGTGAAGTGAGGTCTGTGATGCTCTTTCCACATATGAGGAACTGGAGGCTCGTCAAGCCCTGGTTTGAAAGCCGGGTCCTGCTCTGGGCTCTGTCCAGGGCACGAGGACTCCGACCCGGCCCTTAGGAACCATGGAGCCATTATCTGACGGAGGAAAGAGCTCAAGGCCAGGGCAGCGGCAGCACGGGAGCAGCTGGGAGGGCCGGGTGGGCTTGGGCTGATGGGCTGGTGGCAGTGGCCCTCggacagaagaaagagcaaaCAAGAGAAGACTGCATGTGGGGCATTTCAGGAAGGAGCCGTGTCCGTGGGGGCCGGGCCCAGGCCACGTGAAAGAAGCAGCCCAGCGAAGGCTCTGAGGGTGAACTGGGGAGCCAAATACTCCAGGCGGCTTGGCTTTGCCTCTGGAGCACTGGGATGTCATCGAAGGCTTTGCATGAGGGTGACAAGCTGGAGGCTGGCTGACACCTTCAAAGGGACCAACCCAGAGCACTCTCCTGGGATAGCCATCCTGTCTTAAAGAATCCAGCCCATGGagatgagggaagggaggagtgaGAGTGGAGGCTCAGATGCCGCATTCGTACTGTGTCCCCAGTTCTGGGGACCCTGGAGGCAGGAGCATGCCCAGCTGGCTCtagctgcctcctcctccagccacCTGCCTGGATTCTGCCAGCCCTGCTAGCCACCTGGGGAATTTGCTGAGTCACTGACAGTAAGCACTCCCGCCTGCCCTTTCTCCAGCCTGGCCTGGGACCAGAGGCAGCTGCTGGCACCGCAGGACATCGGGGATTGGGAGGAATCACAAAAAAACCCTGCTGCACGATCCGGCCAGAAAGATGTCCACAGTGCATCCCCAGGTCCAAGAAAAACCCACGGTGACGAACACGGCATCTGTACCCATTTTCGGGCTGTATACGTTCTCTTGAGAACACCTGATACTCTTTAAGGCAGGTTCTGGGCGGGGGGCGCTAGGCCTCTCCACAACGCCATCTCCcctctgtcttctgcccatctgcCCCACCTTCTGCTCCCCGTCCCTCTCTTCTCCCCCGTCACAAGCGAAACCACTCACTTTTGCTGGATCGTCCTCTTCCTGACCTCTACAAATTGGCGACCAGGGGCTCCGTTTCAGACCTCATCTCTTTGCTCCCTCCGTGAGCTCACCAGTCCCGGACTTGAAACCCCTTTCGGTCCTCACCATATCAAGGGGCTGACCCACCCATCCGGCCTCATTGTCTTCAATTTGCTTCTTTTCATCAGGGAAAAGATCCTCAGCTGAGATGGAAATCAAAGGATCCTTGTGTTCTCAATGTAGAGCTGCTGTCTTTGGGAAGGCTTCTTTCTCTCTGGGTACATAGTTTCGTTCTAGCTTAGGGGAGAGGCCTTTCAAAAAGTTCCTATCAGTTTCCAATGTGACCAGTTTCTGACCGTAGAGCTCCTTTTTTAATCCCTTCAAATATCTTGTTAAGTTGCGGTGGGAGCAAAGAGTAAAGATTCCTGGCAGTGTCGAAGGACTCCAGGGATGCAAGAGGTGTCCCCAGAGAGGGCGCAAAAGGTATCAccctccctggggcgcctgggtggctcagtcgttaagcgtctgccttcggctcagggtgtgatcccagggtcctgggatcaagccccacatcgggctccccgctcagcaggaagcctgcttctccctctcccactccccctgcttgtgttccctctctcgctggctgtctctctctctctgtcaaataaataaataaaatcttaaaaaaacaaaaagataccaCCCTCCCAAGATCCAGAGCCACTCCCAAAGACGGCCAAAAGAAAGAGGACTGAGATAAATACCCCGAGAGCTGGCAGCAGGCGGGACGACCCTAGCTGCAAATGGGGTGCAACCCATGCTTCTGTCCAACCATATTTTGGGGCCCCCAACCCAACGTGGAGCTGCCTGCCTATACCAGAACTGATAACCTGAGCGCCCCTTGTAGACAGGAAGTCAAGCAAGTTCTCGGGATGCGAAACCAGACAGACAAGGAGGCTATGGCTGTCCCCAAGAGAGAAAAGATCGACAACCACTGGGAACCTGAATTCACAAGAGTCtggatttggaaaggaagggacaatGTGAAATTTTACCTTCCTTTTCAACAGGGCTCTACAGAGATCCGGGAGAGTGGACTCTGGTAAGAACTCTCACCGTTTGCACCTATACCCCAATGTTtctagcagccatgtccacaatagccgaactatggaaagagcccagatgttcatcaacagatgaatggatagagatgtggtatatatatacacacacatacacatacatacacacagtggaatagtactcagccatcaaaaaatgaaatcttgccatttgtaatgacgtgGGTAGAACTAGAaggtgttatgctaagcgaaacaagtcaatcagggaaagacaattaccatatgatctcactcacatgtggaatttaggaaacaggatcataggggaagagaggaagaaataaaacaggacaaaatcagagagggagacaaaccataagagactcttcatcataggagacaaactgagggttcctggagggaagggggaaggcggatggggtaattgggtgatgggcattaaggagggcacgtgatgtgataagcactgggtgttacatgcaactgatgaatcactgacctctctctacctctgaaaccaataacacattatatgttaattaattgaatttaaatttttaaaaagaggggaaaaaaaaaaagaattctcaccCTTTGCCAGCTTCTGCCAGTTTTCCCAGGACCCCACCTGCAGTCTGTTGACATGGCTCCATCTGGGGCCTAGAAAGTTGTTCCAACAGGCCCCCAAGCTTACGCGGTTGGATTAAAGCTCAGCCTCGCAAGGAGAGGTCCTCGAAGATGTGAATTGTCCCAACAATAGAGAAGAAGACCGAGGACTGGGAGTgtgtggggaagagaaggaaccagcgaaggaaacagaagcagctgTGGACGGTGCGGGCCGAGGGTAGTGCCTTCCAGAGGAAGAAGGACCAGCGCTGTGCTGGCTCAAGTAAGGGGAGCCCTGAAATCATCACCGAATGCAGCCTCAGTGAGGTCATTGGGGACTGGGGCGTGACAGGGACAAAAACCTAATGGGAATCGATccaaaaaagaatgggaaaagagaCATCGGAGGCGAATGCCGGTAACGCTTTTGTGGGATTGTACTAGAAATGGTAGCAGGAAAAGAGGTGGGTGCTGAAGAGAGGCATTAAAAGGGAGGGGACTTTTCTAGGATTGGGGGGGATGGcatatttgtgggtttttaaaatttaattaattaatttaagtaacctctaccctcaatgtggggctcgaactcacaacccctaaatcaagagttgaacgctcttccagctgagccggccaggcgccctaGAAATGGGCATATGTGTACATTGTTGGGAACTATCCAGTAGGGAGGGAAAGACAGATGCCAAAGAGGCTTGAGCGGGTGGAGAGATGAGCTGCAGGGCACATGGCGAGGGGGCCATGATGAGGGGAAGCATGTGGGCCATCGAGGTGGCAGGAGCAAAGGTGGAATGGAGGGGGAGGCGAGGCAGGTCAGAGAACGAGACTGTTTGCTTCTGATGACTTCTATTTCCTTAGTGAAATAAGGAGAAGGGACATCTTTTGTGAGAGGATGGGGGGCCACAAAATAGCTCCGGGTAGGGGGGTAAGCTCCCATCAAAGGCTAACAGAAATGCAATGCACCATCGCCAAGCcaagacagaagagaaatagaGCAAGAAAATGCAGTGGGTTCAGCGAAAATAGGAACAAGGAAACCAAGACGTAAAGGGACAATACGGCAAAGAAGAAAGCATACTGGAAGTGCACACGTGACAGTAGTTCCAATAAATGTGAACAGCCTAGAATCGCGAGTTAAAGTCAGAGcctttttgtttgggttttaCGAGAGGAGACGTTAAGCTTGGTTTGCAGCCCAGAACGAAGAAGCTGAACGTGCCAATGACCAGAGCGGACTCTAGAAGTATTTACACCGAAGGGTCAACAGCAGCGATCACTGTGGGAGAGTTTGggactgatttttgttttctttgtacatttccatattttctgaaatttttggaAGGTGTGTACATTAATTTTATactcggaaaaaaaaaaagaagaaactgctGTTAAAACCAGCTGGAGCGAATTTTTACAGAGCCTGCACCGGCTGTCCAAATCCGTACTGGTCCCAAAAGCGCTTTATGGAAGGGTCCTTGCCCTCCAGGACCTAGCTGGAAATGAGACCGGCCAGACGATAATAGAAGGGTGCAGGCCAGTGCGAAGATGGGGCTCCACTCCTGACTTAGAGCCCAGGAGGGAGGCAAGAATAAGCCAGTGGAGCCCCCTGGAGAAGGAGGCACTTACGGTGCCTGCAAAACATGGCGCAAGGGTGAGCCCGGGGATGGCATCCCAGGCTGGGAGCCCCAGCAAGGACGGGAGCCCATTAACCAGCCCAGGGCACACTGGGGAAGCAGTGGGGGGAGTCAGGGTACAGAGGCCAGGGAGGCAAAGAGGGTGTACCTGGTGCACTGtgtggatgggcagagggagagcgggCAAGACAAAGAGCCGTGGGAAGGGAGTTACTCCTAAAATAGACGGCCTCATGCCCCAAAGCACAGGAGGAGAAATGGCTGGGTCACCATCATTgctcccttgcccctcctctagctgccacacacacacacacacacacacacacacacacacacacacacacacatagctaTGAGACACCGCAGAGCCCTATGAAGGGCTTAGAGAGGGGGACAGCCAAAGGAGCAGGGGCACCAGTGGAGCAGACAACAGagagtggggggttgggggacacCTGCGGGGAGGTCAGGGTGCAGATGGCTGCCGACCACGATGACTCGGAcccaggccacacacacacaggtcctCCCAGCCCACAGATGTCGCTCCTGGCTCACACCAGTACCAGGATCAGCAAGGTCCCCGGCCAGCGGCTCTCCTGCTTGAGCCCTGGAGAATCCCCCTGTGAGGCGGGCAGGGGTGCCGAGGGGAGGCGACAGCCCTGCCAAAGCCTCCCCCACACCTATCAGagaccaggtgcccctggccagGCCTCCCCGCCGGGCAGGAACAGCTGTGCTCTGGCCTCTGGGCCTCCCTCAGAGCTGGGTTAAACTTTGACTGATTCCTAACCCCTGTTCTGTAAATGTCACCTGGTCACAGTTTAATTCCAGTCTGGGTTACTTCAGTCTCCACGTTCCCCGCTTCCTGTAACCAGCTTCTCCTGGAGGTCCAGGGCCAGCCGCATCTCTGGAAGGATGCTGGTGGCTTCAGGGTCACGCCTCACAGCTCCTGGTCCCGGTTGGAGCTGCCCTGAGTGACCGTTGCTGGAGAGACATCTGGAGAGCCCTGGCCCAGAGTCGGCGAGGCAGCGGCCTCTGCCATGGCCCAGGCTTCTCGGCTGGAGAAGGAGATGCTAGTGTGAGGGAATCAGGCCCCCCGGCGTCGGCCCCTTTGCCTGGGCCAGCTTCTGTGACGTGGGCACCTCCACTGGACCCCCTGGGCAGGCTCCATGGAATTTTCTGAACTTCTGGACCAAGTGGGTGGCCTGGGCAGGTTCCAGGTTCTCCAGATGGTGGCTCTGGTGGTCCCCATCATGTGGCTGACCACTCAGGGCATGCTGGAGAACTTCTCAGCCGCCGTGCCCAGCCACCGCTGCTGGGTACCCCTCCTGGACAACAGCACTGCCCAGGCCAGTGTCCCCGGGCCCCTGGGCCCCAAGGACCTCCTGACCGTCTCCATCCCCATGGGCCCCAACCAGGAGCCCCACCAGTGTCTCCGCTTCCGCCAACCACAGTGGCAGCTCCTGGACCCCAATGCCACGGCCACCAACTGGAGCGAGGCTGCCACGGAGCCGTGCGTGGACGGCTGGGTCTACGACCGCAGCACCTTCACCTCCACCATCGTGGCCAAGGTAAGAGCCTCTCCTGACACCTTCCTCGAGTCCTGGCACTTTAGAGGCCAAGGTCAGAGCTCCCATTTGACTGGATTCAGAATGGCCCCGGACTGGGAGGGACCCGTGTCGCCTCGGCAGGCTTCCTCACTCAGCACGGGTGgacttcctgcccctcctccagcacgTCGCCCTACAGGGGCGTTGGCAGCGGGGCTCCAGCCTGTGGAAGACTGGGTGGTACCTAGAGCTGGGGCCCGGGACAGCCAGGCAGGCCCGGCTGCTGCTGCTTAGCTGTGACTCAGGCAGCTCTCCGCACGGACCGCAGGGCCCAGTTGCGACTCCGGTCTCAAGGGGCAGGCGACTCCCCGGAGGCAAATCAGGCAAATCTGGGCAAGTGGGAGGGGCGGCCCAACCCAGCCAGGGGAAGGGGCCTCTTCACAGAGCCAGAGAGGCCTGGGGCAGTGGGGACAGGCATGAGCTCAGGGTGGGGCTGCTGAGTGGGTGAGGCGGGGGAAAGCAAATGAGTCTCCAGAGGGCTTGACCCTGGACTAGAGGGCAATAaggggccagccctgccccaccacccTAGAGGTCAGCAGGCCGTCCACACACACCGAGCTCCCACAGGCCTTCCCATCCAGCGCCTCCGCCCCCTCACCTCTGGGCTCAGCTCCCACTCCTCTCCCACCAGTGGGACCTGGTGTGTGACTCCCACGCCCTGAAGCCCATGGCGCAGTCCATCTACCTGTCCGGGATCCTGGTGGGAGCTGCCGTGTGTGGACACACCTCCGACAGGTGAGTGCCCCCGGCTCGTGGCCTCGTGGCCTCGCGCTCCTGCGCTCCTACAGCCCTGGCGTcttgcagtgggggtggggagaaagcgCTCCCGGCGACAGGTGGAATGAATGCCTGCACGTGGGTCTCGCTCCTGACGCCTTCCAGCTCTGCCGCTGAGCCAGCCTCATACCCAGcctggccttggtttccccaaGTCTCCTCCGGGGCTGTAGAGGGTCCTCTCTCCTATCCAGCGTTCACTGCTAAAACCCGCTCGGCCCCAAGCCTGCCTTCAAATGCGGCTTGAGGGCTCCCGCTGACGGGGAGCTCATTCTCTGCCCAGCGCACCTTCGAGCTGTCTGGACCTTGGGGGCACTGCCCGTGCATCCCAGCCTTCCATGGGGGGTAACTCAGGTCCGGACGTCACTTCCGCCCCCGCTCAACAGGCAAGCCCAGGGTGGCCCGGGGCCGGTGCTGGGGTGCGCCACAGACCCAGCCACCGTCTGCGTGTCTGTGTGCCTGCAGGTTCGGGCGCAGGCTGGTGCTGACCTGGAACTACCTGCAGATGGCCGTGTGGGGCACGGCCGCCGCCTTCGCCCCCACCTTCCCCGTGTACTGTCTGTTCCGCTTCCTGGCGGCCTTCGGCGTGGCAGGCATCATGATGAACACCAGCACCCTCCGTAGGTCACCTGACCCGGGCCCTGCCAGGGAGGCTGGCGCGGGCTCCCGGCTGACGCTTGCGGTCTCCTTGCAGTGATGGAGTGGACGTCGGCACGCGCCCGAGCCTTGGCGATGACCTTCAACTCCCTGGGCTTCAGCTTCGGCCAGGTGCTGATGGCCGCCGTGGCCTACGGCGTGCGCGACTGGGCTCTGCTGCAGCTGGCCGTCTctgcccccttcttcctctgctttgtgTACTCCTGGTGGGTGCCAGCTCCCTCCTCCGAGAAGACCTGCGAGCAGAAGGCCGGGGGTGCAGGAGGCCAGGGACGCGGCCGGAGGGGGGCTGGCACAGCTGGCGGCCACAGGCCCACGCTGCTCACCCAAGTGCCCGCAGCGccgctcccctccctgctcctcccaGGTGCCTCCTCCTCTACTcatcctctcccaccccttccttcccatcaCCTCTTGGCCCTTTTCTCTCTCGCGTCCCTGCGTGCCTTGGCCCGCTTCCCACCCGCTGTGTGACAGCTCCGTGACTGGGGTCTGGGCATCACAGATGTAACATCTCCTTGCACCTGCTGTTTCACAAGGCTCCCCCAGCATGGTTAGCAGTCCCTGCCCACCGGGTCCCAGAGTCAGAGTGGCCATGACACATCCTGTCCTCCCCATCCGCCCACCCCAAGTCCCGCAGGTTGCTGGGTCTTGTCGACTCTACCTCTAACGTGTGCCTTGagtcccccttctctccctcgtTCCACTAACCCTGAAGGACCTCAGGGCCCCGTGCACGTGGCACAGGCAGCCCCAGTCCTGGCTGCTGCTCCCGGGGGGAACGGGGGCCTGGCTGGGGGACCTGGCCGAGCAGAGGCCCGGAGGCAGGATCAGTGTAGCGTGGTGGGCACGACTCAGTGGGCTTGGCCGGTGCAAGAGGTCTGGGCTGATGCGGAGGGCGGTGGGGGCCAGGTTAGTGTTAGGGGCTGGGTCCAGGCAtgaggagggagagctgggaTGCGCCAGGCCACCTAGCGTCCTGGCATGGGCGACAGGGTCCAAAGTGAGGCAACAGCAGTAGGACGGGTCAGGTGCAAGGGGTACTGGAGGGGACAGGAATTGCTGGCTGACTGGGTACAGGTGGAGGGGGCTGGTAATGTCAGGACCAAAGGCTCTGCTCTAGGCCTGAGCCCCTGGCTGGGTGTGAAGCCTCGTGCAAGGaggagccccagggcaggagccAGCTCCTGCTGGAAGGTGCGGCCTTGAGGGTGAGCAGGAAGGCTGTGTGACAGCAGGGAGGCACCGGACAGGAGGGGACCCTGGGGGGCTTGCAGCCCATGCTAGGCTCACAGGCCTGCCCTTCTGTAACCGCTGGGGCTCCTTACTGCACATGGGCTCACCCGGGCCTGGTTTCCAGGTGAGGCAAGGGAAAGGCCACAGGgtcaggagggaggcaggagggggaggacagGGCCTCCCAACCGCCATccgagagggagaaggaaaaaggcagaaagggtggcctgagcctggagcctggggccTGTGCTGCCAGTGAGGCCACCCcccagggcagaaggagacagatgGGCAGTGAGGCTCatccaggccaggccctggggcccaCAAGCAgtgcccctcccatccccccccaaACCCCTGCAGGTGGCTGGCAGAGTCTGCCCGATGGCTCCTCATCACAGGCAGGCTGGAGCGCGGCCTGCGGGAGCTGCGGAGAGTGGCTGCCATCAACGGGAAGAGGGCGGTGGAGGACACACTAACCACCGAGGTGAGGCCAACCCTCagaccctccccctgcccccacacagggCCCCTGGGAGGACGAGAGTCAGCAGGAGGAGGGCTGGCCCAGTGCTCCCAGGGCTGACAGGGCACCCTCTCGCCCATCCACCTTCCCACCCCCGCAGGTCTTGCTCTCAGCCATGCAGGAGGAGCTGAGTGTGGGTCAGGCCCCTGCCAGCCTGGGTGCCCTGGTCTGCACACCTGGACTGCGCCTCCGGACCTGTGTCTCCACTCTGTGCTGGTAGACACCCCTGCAACCCCACCCCGCCCGcggcccctgcctctgcctctggacTGCCTTGGGCTGTCCCCGGGGAACCTGGAATCAGGACTCTCTCGCTGGCATCCAGTAAAGGGGCCTCTAATGACTCCCCTGTCGGTCCCACAGTCCTGACAGCACCTCCAGGACAGGGCATGCAGCACGGCCACCTCTCCTCTAGCAGTCAGGCTCCCGGGAAAGCAACCCAGGccaggtgggggcaggtgggggagaggggcggcTGCGATGCCGGCTGGGGAGGAGCGCACATGCCCCGCCCCCCATCTggaggggccagggaggagggaggggga is part of the Ailuropoda melanoleuca isolate Jingjing chromosome 16, ASM200744v2, whole genome shotgun sequence genome and harbors:
- the SLC22A12 gene encoding solute carrier family 22 member 12 isoform X2, coding for MEFSELLDQVGGLGRFQVLQMVALVVPIMWLTTQGMLENFSAAVPSHRCWVPLLDNSTAQASVPGPLGPKDLLTVSIPMGPNQEPHQCLRFRQPQWQLLDPNATATNWSEAATEPCVDGWVYDRSTFTSTIVAKWDLVCDSHALKPMAQSIYLSGILVGAAVCGHTSDRFGRRLVLTWNYLQMAVWVMEWTSARARALAMTFNSLGFSFGQVLMAAVAYGVRDWALLQLAVSAPFFLCFVYSWWLAESARWLLITGRLERGLRELRRVAAINGKRAVEDTLTTEVLLSAMQEELSVGQAPASLGALVCTPGLRLRTCVSTLCWFAFGFTFYGLALDLQALGSSIFLLQVLIGVVDIPAKIGSLVLLNRLGRRPTQAGSLVLSGLCILANMLVPYEMGALHSTLAVLGLGGLGAGFTCISVYTGELFPTVLRMTAVGLGQMAARGGAILGPLVRLLAVLGRSLPLLAYGGVPVLSGLAALLLPETQSLPLPDTIQDVQNQTVKKATHSTPRPTVLKSTHF
- the SLC22A12 gene encoding solute carrier family 22 member 12 isoform X3, with product MEFSELLDQVGGLGRFQVLQMVALVVPIMWLTTQGMLENFSAAVPSHRCWVPLLDNSTAQASVPGPLGPKDLLTVSIPMGPNQEPHQCLRFRQPQWQLLDPNATATNWSEAATEPCVDGWVYDRSTFTSTIVAKWDLVCDSHALKPMAQSIYLSGILVGAAVCGHTSDRWLAESARWLLITGRLERGLRELRRVAAINGKRAVEDTLTTEVLLSAMQEELSVGQAPASLGALVCTPGLRLRTCVSTLCWFAFGFTFYGLALDLQALGSSIFLLQVLIGVVDIPAKIGSLVLLNRLGRRPTQAGSLVLSGLCILANMLVPYEMGALHSTLAVLGLGGLGAGFTCISVYTGELFPTVLRMTAVGLGQMAARGGAILGPLVRLLAVLGRSLPLLAYGGVPVLSGLAALLLPETQSLPLPDTIQDVQNQTVKKATHSTPRPTVLKSTHF
- the SLC22A12 gene encoding solute carrier family 22 member 12 isoform X1, with product MEFSELLDQVGGLGRFQVLQMVALVVPIMWLTTQGMLENFSAAVPSHRCWVPLLDNSTAQASVPGPLGPKDLLTVSIPMGPNQEPHQCLRFRQPQWQLLDPNATATNWSEAATEPCVDGWVYDRSTFTSTIVAKWDLVCDSHALKPMAQSIYLSGILVGAAVCGHTSDRFGRRLVLTWNYLQMAVWGTAAAFAPTFPVYCLFRFLAAFGVAGIMMNTSTLLMEWTSARARALAMTFNSLGFSFGQVLMAAVAYGVRDWALLQLAVSAPFFLCFVYSWWLAESARWLLITGRLERGLRELRRVAAINGKRAVEDTLTTEVLLSAMQEELSVGQAPASLGALVCTPGLRLRTCVSTLCWFAFGFTFYGLALDLQALGSSIFLLQVLIGVVDIPAKIGSLVLLNRLGRRPTQAGSLVLSGLCILANMLVPYEMGALHSTLAVLGLGGLGAGFTCISVYTGELFPTVLRMTAVGLGQMAARGGAILGPLVRLLAVLGRSLPLLAYGGVPVLSGLAALLLPETQSLPLPDTIQDVQNQTVKKATHSTPRPTVLKSTHF